The following proteins are co-located in the Streptococcus downei MFe28 genome:
- a CDS encoding aldose 1-epimerase family protein produces MVIHLKNDNLEVQFSQLGGALTSIKDNDGIEYLWQGNPDYWSGQAPVLFPICGSLRLNWTVYRPAERPHFTGSMPRHGLVRKENFTLEEVTETSVTFRIKASEAMLKAYPYQFQLDIRYTLTGKMIRVDYLVTNNEAEKNMPYFIGGHPGFNCPLLADEDYEDYYLEFAQEETCSVPKSFPDTGLLDLQDRKPFLQKQKTLNLSHDLFDQDAITLDQLKSRSISLHSHKHDKGIQLDFEDFPYLVLWSTTNQGPFIALEPWSGLSTSLDESDYFEDKRNVSWVKPGQTDLKSFTISIL; encoded by the coding sequence ATGGTAATCCATCTAAAAAATGATAATCTGGAAGTTCAATTTAGCCAACTGGGTGGCGCTTTGACTTCCATTAAAGATAATGATGGGATAGAATATCTATGGCAGGGGAATCCTGATTATTGGTCAGGTCAAGCACCAGTTCTCTTTCCTATCTGCGGTAGTCTAAGGCTTAACTGGACGGTTTATCGGCCAGCTGAGCGACCTCATTTCACAGGCTCCATGCCCCGTCATGGTTTGGTTAGAAAAGAGAATTTTACTCTAGAAGAAGTGACTGAAACTTCAGTGACCTTCCGCATCAAAGCAAGCGAGGCTATGCTCAAGGCCTACCCTTATCAGTTCCAGTTAGACATCAGATATACTCTAACAGGTAAGATGATTAGGGTTGATTATTTGGTCACCAACAACGAGGCTGAAAAGAATATGCCCTACTTCATCGGTGGCCATCCAGGCTTTAATTGTCCCCTGCTAGCTGACGAGGACTACGAGGATTATTATTTAGAGTTTGCACAAGAGGAAACTTGCTCAGTCCCCAAATCTTTCCCAGACACAGGTCTCTTAGACCTGCAGGATCGCAAGCCCTTCTTACAGAAGCAAAAGACCTTAAACTTGAGTCATGATTTATTTGACCAAGATGCTATCACCCTAGATCAACTCAAATCGCGCTCAATCAGCTTGCACTCCCATAAGCATGACAAGGGTATTCAATTAGATTTTGAAGATTTTCCTTACTTAGTCCTCTGGTCAACAACTAATCAAGGCCCTTTTATCGCTCTGGAGCCCTGGAGTGGTCTTTCCACCTCCTTGGATGAATCGGACTATTTTGAGGATAAGCGAAACGTTAGCTGGGTCAAGCCTGGTCAAACCGATCTAAAGTCCTTTACAATCAGTATTCTTTAG